A window of Polaromonas hydrogenivorans contains these coding sequences:
- a CDS encoding IclR family transcriptional regulator produces the protein MPSTNRMLRILGLFELSRPVITPEWLMDALGVSRASIYRDLGQLVKAGMLERVADRGYVLGPMVIELDRQIRLADPLLEAADDLLGQLASETGGAVLLCRLHGSKVMCIQQVNGRNPALSVSYERGRAMPLYRGATSKIILASLPPPQLKQLWAAERPALVAAGLPDDYAQLSKLLADMRSAGYCFAQGEIDPDAAGFAVVLKDGEHLLGSLSVVMPAAMLTAALRKTTLNRLQSAAGRIEGRLLDQRMKARATKKSETTQ, from the coding sequence ATGCCATCGACCAACCGCATGCTCCGGATTCTGGGCCTGTTTGAGCTGAGCCGGCCTGTCATCACGCCCGAGTGGCTGATGGACGCGCTTGGCGTTTCACGCGCCAGCATCTACCGCGACCTGGGCCAGCTGGTCAAGGCCGGCATGCTTGAGCGGGTCGCCGACCGTGGTTATGTGCTCGGTCCGATGGTGATCGAGCTGGACCGTCAGATTCGCCTGGCCGACCCGCTGCTCGAGGCTGCCGATGATCTGCTGGGCCAGCTGGCGAGCGAAACCGGAGGCGCCGTGCTGCTTTGCCGCCTTCATGGCAGCAAGGTCATGTGCATCCAGCAGGTCAACGGCCGAAACCCGGCGCTGTCGGTGAGCTACGAGCGGGGCCGCGCCATGCCGCTGTACCGTGGCGCCACCTCCAAGATCATCCTGGCGAGCCTGCCGCCACCGCAACTCAAGCAGCTGTGGGCGGCCGAGCGCCCGGCGCTGGTCGCCGCCGGGCTGCCCGATGACTATGCCCAGCTGAGCAAACTGCTGGCAGACATGCGCAGCGCCGGCTACTGCTTCGCTCAGGGCGAGATAGACCCGGACGCCGCGGGGTTTGCGGTGGTGCTCAAGGATGGCGAGCATCTGCTGGGGAGCCTGAGCGTCGTGATGCCCGCCGCGATGCTCACGGCCGCGCTGCGAAAAACCACACTCAACCGGCTGCAAAGCGCCGCCGGCCGCATCGAGGGCCGACTGCTGGACCAGCGCATGAAGGCACGAGCCACCAAAAAATCGGAGACAACACAGTGA
- a CDS encoding VOC family protein translates to MELDAELQSVHLFSPEPLQLARFYSTTYDMTLEPVGDSYLCRSPGRQVAFSEGPINQLKYAHFAFHTSAAWDAFAVRAQGLAQSPLPPGFEAGSAISFRDPDGNQMVFTATADSELPASRRVPPAILQHFALRTSHIEAMLDFYTGQLGFVLSDAVTDAEGRLRACFLRSDSLHHALALFFAPAPCFDHQSFEAPDWSSMRTWGDHMAGQQVPIVWGIGRHGPGNDVFFMVRDPDGNLAEISSEIEHCEPGRPAGLWPHEERTLNLWGRAILRS, encoded by the coding sequence ATGGAACTTGACGCCGAATTGCAAAGTGTTCATCTGTTCTCGCCCGAGCCGCTGCAGCTTGCCCGTTTTTACAGCACTACCTACGACATGACGCTTGAGCCGGTGGGGGACAGCTACCTGTGCCGCTCGCCGGGCCGGCAGGTCGCGTTTTCTGAAGGCCCGATCAATCAGTTGAAGTACGCACACTTTGCCTTCCACACCAGCGCGGCATGGGATGCGTTTGCAGTCCGTGCCCAGGGTCTGGCGCAGTCGCCGCTGCCGCCCGGCTTCGAGGCAGGCTCGGCCATCAGCTTTCGTGATCCGGACGGAAACCAGATGGTTTTTACAGCGACTGCCGACAGCGAGTTGCCTGCCTCAAGGCGCGTGCCGCCAGCGATCTTGCAGCACTTTGCATTGCGCACCTCCCACATAGAGGCCATGCTGGATTTTTATACCGGACAACTCGGCTTTGTGCTGTCCGATGCCGTGACAGATGCCGAGGGCAGGCTGCGCGCCTGCTTCCTGCGCAGCGACAGCCTGCACCACGCGCTGGCCCTGTTTTTTGCGCCTGCACCGTGCTTTGACCACCAGTCGTTTGAAGCGCCTGACTGGAGCAGCATGAGAACCTGGGGCGACCATATGGCCGGCCAACAGGTGCCGATTGTCTGGGGCATCGGCCGGCACGGACCGGGCAACGATGTGTTTTTCATGGTGCGCGACCCTGACGGCAACCTGGCCGAAATTTCTTCCGAGATCGAGCATTGCGAGCCAGGCCGCCCCGCCGGCCTCTGGCCGCACGAAGAGCGCACGCTGAACCTTTGGGGCAGGGCGATCTTGCGCAGCTGA